A single genomic interval of Malania oleifera isolate guangnan ecotype guangnan chromosome 11, ASM2987363v1, whole genome shotgun sequence harbors:
- the LOC131168544 gene encoding ankyrin repeat domain-containing protein EMB506, chloroplastic — protein sequence MTMSWSATALPFNRIPPFTDDVTAAAPICISIINISEAFSPKRNWVGFFVSEKHSKASTCLAHSKEKTVVHAYQGVWEEPDDGSGSEYDEDENEKMEEDDMDFESDWEEETVASSAADTYNGSTINKYEEDFAKEVEQLLEPEERAILEQNTAPNLSKISTEKWSPFHSLALSGQIHFMDKLLEDSLDIDIVDKYGFTALHKAIIGKKEAVISHLLRKGASPHVRDLDGATPLHYAVQVGAFQTVKLLIKYKVDVNAADDDGWTPLHIAMQSRSRDIAKVLLVNGADKTRRNKNGKTALDLSFCYGKDFKSYDLAKLLKVVPANSDL from the exons ATGACAATGTCATGGTCTGCAACAGCTCTTCCTTTTAATCGAATTCCTCCATTCACTGATGATGTTACTGCTGCTGCTCCAATTTGTATCTCCATCATCAATATTTCCGAAGCATTTAGTCCAAAACGAAATTGGGTTGGTTTCTTTGTCTCTGAGAAACATTCGAAAGCAAGTACTTGTTTGGCTCATTCAAAGGAGAAAACTGTAGTGCATGCCTACCAGGGAGTGTGGGAAGAGCCTGATGATGGTAGTGGCAGTGAATATGATGaggatgaaaatgaaaaaatggAAGAAGATGACATGGATTTTGAGAGCGACTGGGAAGAAGAGACAGTTGCTTCCAGTGCAGCTGACACTTATAATGGGTCCACAATAAATAAGTATGAAGAAGATTTTGCAAAAG AGGTTGAGCAGCTTTTGGAACCTGAAGAGAGGGCCATTTTGGAGCAGAACACAGCTCCTAATCTGAGCAAAATCTCAACA GAAAAATGGAGCCCATTTCATTCTCTTGCACTATCAGGACAGATTCATTTCATGGACAAACTACTTGAAGACAGCCTCGATATTGACATTGTCGACAAA TATGGTTTCACTGCCCTACATAAGGCCATTATTGGTAAAAAGGAGGCTGTTATTAGTCATCTTTTGAGGAAAGGTGCCAGTCCTCATGTCAGAGATCTG GATGGTGCTACACCGCTTCATTATGCAGTTCAAGTTGGCGCCTTCCAGACTGTGAAATTATTGATCAAATATAAGGTTGATGTGAATGCTGCAGATGAT GATGGATGGACTCCACTGCACATTGCCATGCAAAGCAGAAGTAGAGATATAGCAAAAGTTTTGTTAGTGAATGGTGCAGATAAGACGAGAAGAAATAAG aatggaaAAACTGCACTGGATCTAAGTTTTTGTTACGGTAAAGATTTCAAGTCTTATGACCTTGCTAAGTTACTGAAGGTTGTGCCTGCAAACAGTGATCTTTGA